The following is a genomic window from Scleropages formosus chromosome 11, fSclFor1.1, whole genome shotgun sequence.
taatcctaacccctaaccacgaccctaaccctaacccctaatcctaacccctaaccatgaccctaaccctaacccctaacccatAACCATTACTCTaccctctaaccctaacccctaaccttaatcctaacccctaaccatgaccataaccctaacccctaaccacgaccctaaccctaacccctaacccatAACCATTACTCTaccctctaaccctaacccctaaccttaaTCCTAACCCCAAAAATATGAAACTCCATATTTTACGCACAGGTTCTTTTGGAGGTTCTTCTAGAgaaaattagtattttttttcttattcgcATAGATCAGGAACCACCACAGTCACTCTCATTAAGAAACGatcaaaatgaacattaaataCATTGACATTAAGAAACAAGTTAGTGATAAGTAACCAGGTAAGaagcaaaagaataaaaacttgGTGCCAAAGTGAATGTGGAGTCAAAACttgcactttgtttttaaaataagcaaGCGCACATGtataaagcagtaaaataaagtaatgGTAGCACATTAATATGTCAATAATTAAGTGTGGCATAATGTAGGTGTCACTTTGACTCCTTTGAGGAGTTTTGTTCTGGCCTTTGCTCCAGATTTAGCATGTGACGTCAAGTATTGTGTCCTTGACAAACAGGATTTCACGATAAATCACAGAGAGTCACTTACATGCCCTAAAAGTGAGATTTTTCATCAACTAAGGATTTTTCAAGGTTTCATATGACGTAAGAGTCGGTTTGACACGAAGTGCAGTTCTGCTGAACAGGGTTTTCGTGCTCATTTCAACAATCGAGGGAAGTATTTATTTATCGTTTTAAGCATGGTTCTTACTGGCTCTCCTTTAGTTAATAACTTCATGAAAATCCTCAGTTTTAAGAATTGTTTGTCTAAATTGATCTCAGTTTGTCTTCTTTTAAAGTAATTATAAACCAAGCAGTAGAGCACaagggcacagctggtagtgcagcggtttgagctgctgccttcgcaCCCAAAAGTCAGCAGTCTGTATCGCACCTgtacctgtagtacccttgagcaaggtacttgccctaaactgccccagtaaaataacccagctatGGGTAAACAGTTAATTAATTTgtatcttaaaattgtaagtcactttggataaaagtgtcagcaaaatgaataatagtAATCAGTAAGTTTGTTGCTATTATTAAATATGGTCATAATATGACAGTTGtttatgagtgacagagagagtgcgtgtgttccactgatgtatggatgagtgacccagtgtaagtagtgtatctagcagtgtaagtcaccgtggtgaataaggtgtgtgggctgataacactacatagtatccattcaatgtaagttgctttggagaaaataaataaataaataaatcaataaatgtaaatgttttataagcTCTGTTTTCATGAATCGTGGCTGATCTTTAGCCATGCTAGCGCAACCTCATCAGTGCATCAACATTAACGGACGTTATTTGAAATCTGAACACGAAAACGTTTGTTTAGTAATTAAGGTTGACCTTTCCACTCCAGGAACAGTCTTGTTGTCGAGTTCAAGGATCACATGAGTGAAGCGGTGTCTTAATGACACTCTTGCACTCCAGTATGAGGGTTTATAAGGGTGGGAATAAGATCAGCAAATGCAGAGGTTATGGGTCCGCGATAACATCTGAATTGAACACGTACTCGAGGTCGTCATGCCGTCACGCGTCCCTTCCAGTGCGCGTCACGTGACTGAGACCCTCTTCACGAAGGCAGCCTCGTCCAGATGTTTAAGGACTCGTGTGGCTACACCTGAGTTCGGTTTTAAATCAATATTAGCGTGAGGACGTATCCGCCGCACCCTTCTCTCCCGAAGAGGCGGAATGTCGAGCCGTCGTAATCCGCCGTTATCTGGCCTATATCTGATACCAGCTACGCCTCTGTAATCGTATCACTTTCTCTCCTATCGCACCTGCAGGATTCTACTCGACTGATTTTCCGCAAGAGATCGGGGAACGGTTTCGCGTTTTCCCCGCAACCTCGCACAGGTTCTCTGTAGTAAATGATGGATTGATGTTGGCTGAAGTCGAAGCATAATGACACACGCCGGGTACACATACCGCACACGGTGATCCTGCTTCGCACGGGGACAGTCGAGTTCATCAAAGCCACGATGTGTAAATGCGCTCTCTGCTGTGACGTTCGCCCCATTAGCGGAGCTCTTCGAATGTCACCTAGAGCCAAACAAAAGTTAGTCCTGAATCTAGAGGCCCAAACGCGTCCCGGACAAACACCGAGCCCTTTTCAGTTCCAGGGCGGCACGTGGACCCTGAACACGGTCATCTGCGATGGACTCATGACCATGGACGTGATGCTGTGCACGGCCTCGATATTCAACCTGTGCGCCATCAGCATTGACAGGTTTGCGTTCCCTCGCCCGCTTTTTCATCGTTTGCTTCGTCTTTATCCTCGACTTCGTCTCGTGTCACTTTTCCTTCTTTCGAAGTCACCTAAGCAGTGCGGTCCAGTTATGACTACTGACCTCATTTCAAGCtcgtggaggaaaaaaaatgctttttttcccccctcgtGCTCATCTGATTTGTTCTTTGTATCGATTCTATCGATTTATTGATTATCGATATTGATTTTCATAGTTTCCTTCTTTCGTGATGCAGCGTCACTCCTCCGCGCAAAACACGATAATCAACGCACCTAAACTGCCCACCCGGCTCATTCGCACGAACTCTCTCCCTGCAGATTCATCGCCGTGTCCATCCCTCTCAATTACAACAGGAAACACATAGACCAGAGGCAaaccgtcctgctctccgccaCTTGGATACTGGCGTCGGCCGTGGCGTCGCCTGTCCTCTTTGGCATCAACGATGTCCCGCAGAGGAACCCGCTGGAGTGCAAGCTGGAGGACGACAACTACGTGATCTACTCGTCCGTCTGCTCCTTCTTCATCCCCTGCCCGATCATGCTGCTGCTCTACTGCGGAATGTTCCGGGGCCTGCGGCGCTGGGAAGAAGCGCGCAAGGCCAAGCTGCGCAACAGCGTGGAGATGTGCCGCAAGCTGCGGCGGGCCGCCGCCGCGGACCGCGCCTCAGCGGGCCGCAAGCCGGAGGAACGGCGCCCGCGGGCGGACTGCCCCTTCCCGCCGGCGTACCGGCACAGCTCCATCCAGACCGTGGCCTTCGCAGACACCGTGTACGAAACCCCGGCCAGAGCCAAGAGAGCCAAGATCAATGGGCGCGAGCGGAAGGCCATGAAGGTGCTTCCAGTTGTGGTCGGTAAGccagccccctcccccgcgGCAAATGATTTCACTTCTCGGAAGTAACACTCTTGCAGAACGGCATCTTTTTTGCAGTACGAGTAATTTTCCCCTAAACGTAATTGGCGATATGAGCCAGTTTGAAGCGGTGGAAATAGAAGCAcaaagaatgacaataaaaatacagattcATTCTTATTTATCTTATTCTTTATTCTTAAATAAgaatagaaatttaaatttacattatcgGGATTTTAGATTTTTTCACCGGCGGCACACGGTGCTGCTTCAACTAAGTGAACCCCGTAGGGAAGGTtattatttgtgtaaaatactaaaataagatttaaattaaatcttgGATCTTATAAATAAGATCTGAAGAGATCAAAAGATCTAAAATCTTAATCTCGCACGCAATGTCtacgaccgcttgtcccgagcggggtcgcggcgggtCGGAGGGGACACgtcccggacaggacgccaggacACCGCAGGactccccaagcgggactcgaaccccagacccaccacagcgCAGACCCCggccaagccccccccccgcccaaaTCCCCATCTTAAACTTACAAAATGAGTAAGTGATTGATtgacacacctgattctacttacctgctcggtttaaccaatacaacttAGGCTTCGCCTTTTTTCGCACCTGAACTACTTCCGTGTTTCTCCTACGCacgtgatttcctctaaagcgacatatgGAATCGGTCACTGCGCGCCCGTTATGTCATATGAGAAACACCGATTCGTTAAGTAACCTTTTTGCGGTAGAAGGGAGGGACGCAAGGGCTTCGCCGTACAAGCTGCGGACAGGAGGCGGCGGAAAGTGGAAGACGAGCTTTCGGGGGCCTCGTAGAAAAGGAGCAGGTGCTGCTCAAAGGCAAATGAGCTGTTGTGGATCTCCGCGTGTGTATTTGTGCGCAGCCCCCCTTCAGTGGCGTCGCAGCCGGAGCAACAGGTCGGTGCGGCAATTCATCACGTTTCTCTTTCATAACAAACAGCGCTCTTGCCTTTTATTAGCTCCTCACTTTGAGGTCGTCTTCTTTAAACAACGGGCAGAAAGTGGGAACTTGAAGCAGGTCCAAAGGCGGAGGAGCGATCGC
Proteins encoded in this region:
- the LOC108934547 gene encoding D(4) dopamine receptor-like, with the protein product MPPGLNASDRSVPPLPPPPDSGHNVPALLIGVLLIVFIIGGNVMVCLSVYAEKALKTTTNYFIVSLAVADLLLAVLVLPLYVYAEFQGGTWTLNTVICDGLMTMDVMLCTASIFNLCAISIDRFIAVSIPLNYNRKHIDQRQTVLLSATWILASAVASPVLFGINDVPQRNPLECKLEDDNYVIYSSVCSFFIPCPIMLLLYCGMFRGLRRWEEARKAKLRNSVEMCRKLRRAAAADRASAGRKPEERRPRADCPFPPAYRHSSIQTVAFADTVYETPARAKRAKINGRERKAMKVLPVVVGVFLFCWTPFFVVHITRALCATCDISPYLMSTVTWLGYVNSALNPIIYTVFNTEFRNFFRRFLHGCC